A genomic segment from Sciurus carolinensis chromosome 1, mSciCar1.2, whole genome shotgun sequence encodes:
- the LOC124964960 gene encoding 28S ribosomal protein S21, mitochondrial-like has translation MAKHLKFIARTVMVQEGNVEGAYRTLNRILSMDGLIEDLKRRRYYEKPCRRRQRESYENCRRIYNMEMARKINFLMRKNRADPWQGC, from the coding sequence ATGGCAAAACACCTGAAGTTCATTGCCAGGACTGTGATGGTACAGGAAGGGAACGTGGAAGGTGCATACAGGACCCTGAACAGAATCCTCAGCATGGATGGGCTCATTGAGGACCTTAAACGACGAAGATACTATGAGAAACCTTGCCGCAGACGACAGCGGGAAAGCTATGAAAACTGCCGGCGGATCTACAACATGGAAATGGCTCGAAAGATCAACTTTTTGATGCGAAAGAATCGGGCAGATCCATGGCAGGGCTGCTGA
- the Psmd4 gene encoding 26S proteasome non-ATPase regulatory subunit 4 isoform X2, which produces MVLESTMVCVDNSEYMRNGDFLPTRLQAQQDAVNIVCHSKTRSNPENNVGLITLANDCEVLTTLTPDTGRILSKLHTVQPKGKITFCTGIRVAHLALKHRQGKNHKMRIIAFVGSPVEDNEKDLVKLAKRLKKEKVNVDIINFGEEEVNTEKLTAFVNTLNGKDGTGSHLVTVPPGPSLADALISSPILAGEGGAMLGLGASDFEFGVDPSADPELALALRVSMEEQRQRQEEEARRAAAASAAEAGIATAGTEDSDDALLKMTISQQEFGRTGLPDLSSMTEEEQIAYAMQMSLQGAEFGQAESADLDASSAMDTSEPTKEEDDYDVMQDPEFLQSVLENLPGVDPNNEAIRNAMGSLASQATKDGKKDKKEEDKK; this is translated from the exons ATGGTGTTGGAGAGTACTATGGTTTG TGTGGACAACAGTGAGTATATGCGGAATGGAGACTTCTTACCCACTCGGCTACAGGCCCAACAGGATGCTGTCAACATAGTATGTCACTCAAAGACTCGAAGCAACCCTGAGAACAACGTGGGCCTCATCACACTGGCCAA TGACTGTGAAGTGCTGACCACACTAACCCCTGACACTGGCCGCATCCTCTCTAAGCTCCATACCGTTCAACCCAAGGGCAAGATCACCTTCTGCACTGGCATTCGTGTAGCCCAT CTGGCTCTGAAGCACCGACAGGGCAAGAATCACAAGATGCGCATCATTGCTTTTGTGGGAAGCCCTGTAGAAGACAATGAGAAGGAC CTGGTTAAACTGGCTAAGCgcctcaagaaagaaaaagtaaatgttgACATTATCAATTTTGGGGAAGAG GAGGTGAACACAGAAAAGCTGACGGCCTTTGTAAACACACTGAATGGCAAAGATGGAACTGGTTCTCATCTGGTGACTGTGCCTCCTGGACCCAGCTTGGCTGATGCTCTCATCAGTTCTCCAATTCTGGCTGGTGAAGGTGGTGCCATGCTGGGTCTTGGTGCTAGTGACTTTGAATTTGGAGTGGATCCCAGTGCTGATCCTGAGCTGGCCCTG GCTCTTCGTGTTTCTATGGAAGAGCAGcggcaaaggcaggaggaggaggcacggCGGGCAGCGGCAGCCTCTGCAGCTGAGGCTGGGATTGCTACAGCTGGGACTGAAG aCTCAGATGATGCCCTGCTGAAGATGACCATCAGCCAGCAGGAGTTTGGCCGCACAGGGCTCCCTGATCTAAGTAGTATGACTGAGGAAGAGCAGATTGCATATGCCATGCAGATGTCCCTACAGGGAGCAG AGTTTGGCCAGGCAGAATCAGCCGACCTCGATGCCAGCTCAGCCATGGACACATCTGAACCAACCAAG GAGGAAGATGATTATGACGTGATGCAGGACCCTGAGTTCCTTCAGAGTGTCCTAGAGAACCTTCCAGGTGTGGATCCTAATAATGAAGCCATTCGAAATGCCATGGGCTCTCTGGCCTCCCAGGCCACCAAGGATGGCAAGAAGGATAAGAAGGAGGAGGATAAGAAGTGA
- the Psmd4 gene encoding 26S proteasome non-ATPase regulatory subunit 4 isoform X3: MRNGDFLPTRLQAQQDAVNIVCHSKTRSNPENNVGLITLANDCEVLTTLTPDTGRILSKLHTVQPKGKITFCTGIRVAHLALKHRQGKNHKMRIIAFVGSPVEDNEKDLVKLAKRLKKEKVNVDIINFGEEEVNTEKLTAFVNTLNGKDGTGSHLVTVPPGPSLADALISSPILAGEGGAMLGLGASDFEFGVDPSADPELALALRVSMEEQRQRQEEEARRAAAASAAEAGIATAGTEGERDSDDALLKMTISQQEFGRTGLPDLSSMTEEEQIAYAMQMSLQGAEFGQAESADLDASSAMDTSEPTKEEDDYDVMQDPEFLQSVLENLPGVDPNNEAIRNAMGSLASQATKDGKKDKKEEDKK, translated from the exons ATGCGGAATGGAGACTTCTTACCCACTCGGCTACAGGCCCAACAGGATGCTGTCAACATAGTATGTCACTCAAAGACTCGAAGCAACCCTGAGAACAACGTGGGCCTCATCACACTGGCCAA TGACTGTGAAGTGCTGACCACACTAACCCCTGACACTGGCCGCATCCTCTCTAAGCTCCATACCGTTCAACCCAAGGGCAAGATCACCTTCTGCACTGGCATTCGTGTAGCCCAT CTGGCTCTGAAGCACCGACAGGGCAAGAATCACAAGATGCGCATCATTGCTTTTGTGGGAAGCCCTGTAGAAGACAATGAGAAGGAC CTGGTTAAACTGGCTAAGCgcctcaagaaagaaaaagtaaatgttgACATTATCAATTTTGGGGAAGAG GAGGTGAACACAGAAAAGCTGACGGCCTTTGTAAACACACTGAATGGCAAAGATGGAACTGGTTCTCATCTGGTGACTGTGCCTCCTGGACCCAGCTTGGCTGATGCTCTCATCAGTTCTCCAATTCTGGCTGGTGAAGGTGGTGCCATGCTGGGTCTTGGTGCTAGTGACTTTGAATTTGGAGTGGATCCCAGTGCTGATCCTGAGCTGGCCCTG GCTCTTCGTGTTTCTATGGAAGAGCAGcggcaaaggcaggaggaggaggcacggCGGGCAGCGGCAGCCTCTGCAGCTGAGGCTGGGATTGCTACAGCTGGGACTGAAGGTGAAAGAG aCTCAGATGATGCCCTGCTGAAGATGACCATCAGCCAGCAGGAGTTTGGCCGCACAGGGCTCCCTGATCTAAGTAGTATGACTGAGGAAGAGCAGATTGCATATGCCATGCAGATGTCCCTACAGGGAGCAG AGTTTGGCCAGGCAGAATCAGCCGACCTCGATGCCAGCTCAGCCATGGACACATCTGAACCAACCAAG GAGGAAGATGATTATGACGTGATGCAGGACCCTGAGTTCCTTCAGAGTGTCCTAGAGAACCTTCCAGGTGTGGATCCTAATAATGAAGCCATTCGAAATGCCATGGGCTCTCTGGCCTCCCAGGCCACCAAGGATGGCAAGAAGGATAAGAAGGAGGAGGATAAGAAGTGA
- the Psmd4 gene encoding 26S proteasome non-ATPase regulatory subunit 4 isoform X1 codes for MVLESTMVCVDNSEYMRNGDFLPTRLQAQQDAVNIVCHSKTRSNPENNVGLITLANDCEVLTTLTPDTGRILSKLHTVQPKGKITFCTGIRVAHLALKHRQGKNHKMRIIAFVGSPVEDNEKDLVKLAKRLKKEKVNVDIINFGEEEVNTEKLTAFVNTLNGKDGTGSHLVTVPPGPSLADALISSPILAGEGGAMLGLGASDFEFGVDPSADPELALALRVSMEEQRQRQEEEARRAAAASAAEAGIATAGTEGERDSDDALLKMTISQQEFGRTGLPDLSSMTEEEQIAYAMQMSLQGAEFGQAESADLDASSAMDTSEPTKEEDDYDVMQDPEFLQSVLENLPGVDPNNEAIRNAMGSLASQATKDGKKDKKEEDKK; via the exons ATGGTGTTGGAGAGTACTATGGTTTG TGTGGACAACAGTGAGTATATGCGGAATGGAGACTTCTTACCCACTCGGCTACAGGCCCAACAGGATGCTGTCAACATAGTATGTCACTCAAAGACTCGAAGCAACCCTGAGAACAACGTGGGCCTCATCACACTGGCCAA TGACTGTGAAGTGCTGACCACACTAACCCCTGACACTGGCCGCATCCTCTCTAAGCTCCATACCGTTCAACCCAAGGGCAAGATCACCTTCTGCACTGGCATTCGTGTAGCCCAT CTGGCTCTGAAGCACCGACAGGGCAAGAATCACAAGATGCGCATCATTGCTTTTGTGGGAAGCCCTGTAGAAGACAATGAGAAGGAC CTGGTTAAACTGGCTAAGCgcctcaagaaagaaaaagtaaatgttgACATTATCAATTTTGGGGAAGAG GAGGTGAACACAGAAAAGCTGACGGCCTTTGTAAACACACTGAATGGCAAAGATGGAACTGGTTCTCATCTGGTGACTGTGCCTCCTGGACCCAGCTTGGCTGATGCTCTCATCAGTTCTCCAATTCTGGCTGGTGAAGGTGGTGCCATGCTGGGTCTTGGTGCTAGTGACTTTGAATTTGGAGTGGATCCCAGTGCTGATCCTGAGCTGGCCCTG GCTCTTCGTGTTTCTATGGAAGAGCAGcggcaaaggcaggaggaggaggcacggCGGGCAGCGGCAGCCTCTGCAGCTGAGGCTGGGATTGCTACAGCTGGGACTGAAGGTGAAAGAG aCTCAGATGATGCCCTGCTGAAGATGACCATCAGCCAGCAGGAGTTTGGCCGCACAGGGCTCCCTGATCTAAGTAGTATGACTGAGGAAGAGCAGATTGCATATGCCATGCAGATGTCCCTACAGGGAGCAG AGTTTGGCCAGGCAGAATCAGCCGACCTCGATGCCAGCTCAGCCATGGACACATCTGAACCAACCAAG GAGGAAGATGATTATGACGTGATGCAGGACCCTGAGTTCCTTCAGAGTGTCCTAGAGAACCTTCCAGGTGTGGATCCTAATAATGAAGCCATTCGAAATGCCATGGGCTCTCTGGCCTCCCAGGCCACCAAGGATGGCAAGAAGGATAAGAAGGAGGAGGATAAGAAGTGA